The following nucleotide sequence is from Chryseobacterium sp. CY350.
CATTCTGGGCTGGATTCCCGCTGCAATATGGGCTGCGTTATCTTTGCAGAACTCAAGAGCCGAAAAAAGAAATGAGAAACTGATCCGAGCAGTGGAGAAAGGAAAATTATAAACCTGTGAAAAAATTAATCTTTATTGTCTGGGGAATTCATATCATAATTAGCATTGTGCTTTTCTGTGTCTATAGATTTGTCATTGCTTCAAAAGAGTCTACAGAAACAAACTTTTTTGAAGCTTTTTTAAATATTTTAGAAACACTGGTAGATTTGGGGTTTTCTATTTTATATTTTTTTGGAATGGTTGCAT
It contains:
- a CDS encoding YqaE/Pmp3 family membrane protein, producing the protein MLLAILLPFLSFILRGKIITGIICFILQITILGWIPAAIWAALSLQNSRAEKRNEKLIRAVEKGKL